Part of the Lutra lutra chromosome 4, mLutLut1.2, whole genome shotgun sequence genome is shown below.
GAAAAAAACTGTGAGGGTGGGTTAAATTATtctgtattaatttcaggtgtttgggaaataaaacaataaaaagtggTTTTCCTACACTGACATTTCAGTTCTCTGTGGCTGGACACCcatgaaaatattaaacacaaaatTTCAAAGATATTCAACATTTTCAATAATGTAATGTCATCGCTACtgtttatatatgaaaataaaaatacaggcaaaatttaaaaagagcatgTCAAAGGCATTTCACGatgactttaaaaatttctgCAATCCAGATATGGCTGATTAATGCCCACTAAAACAAAAGCTGACTTATGAGCCTGCAGACAACTCTTCTTTCTATTATTGAAATCAGAAATTTGCATGGATACAAAAAAACTCATCTTTGATGAAAAACACTTAAAAGTTTTGAAATATGCACAATTAAATTAGACCTGTACCTGCTATACCTCTCTGAAAGTCAGTAAAAACACCACCACACACCAATAACTAACCAaagaattctgattttaaaaacaccTACTCACTTCTTGCATACTAGCATAAGACATAGATGGTTTGTAACCTACTCCTCAATTTTTTCTGAACAGTTACAGCTACAAACCAAAAGTGCATATACGGGATACAGAACTTAAGAACTAAtgataaaaatgtgtatgttaaaGCAAACTCCGGGAATAAACCATGTACTTTAAGAGAAATACTCAAATACctgattaaaataattacattgcTATACAGTTTACCAGCTTGTACTTTTAAGATTCCTGATCAAATTTCAGCCACACAAATAACATTTCTGGTACAGGAATTATTTACCTACATACCAATCAACCCACTTTTAGGTGTAATATCATCTTTAAAAGTCAGTGGGCTCTTCTCCAAATCCCGACTTTTCAAGAAAATTTTGGGTTTGTAactctgaggatttttttttttttttttaagctcaaggttacaaaagggaaaaaaaaaaaaaactgaagaaaaaaagaggaaaaaagttacTCATAAAAGAGTAGGAACtcctaattaaaataaattcatctgCCTGCTACCTTCAGGGCATCcctttcacttaaaataatagcTAAACTGTCCTGACTTCTATTTTAaaggtttataaaaatataaaaaagaaaaaagctacaactaaaactaattcaaaaggaaattTCATCTGATGCTGTATCCCATTACACATCACAAAACAGGAACCATGTCAAAGTAGTAAATACAAGTTACACTTTAGGACTTTAGGACGCACCACGGACAATGATCATGACCAGGTAATCTTCTTCAGATTTGGCCAGTGCCTTGGCAGGGGAATCCAGGAACTGCTGGGAGAACTCACAGGGTGGGAAAGCATGTAGGACCCCGgtgttttccttgtctttgttGCCCCCCACAGGGAGGCTTATCACCCCAGCGGCCTGCTTTTGCTTTAAATAGGACACAAGGTTCCTAAGTGGCCTCTGAGTAGAGGTGGCAGTGTCTGATGtggctgaggaagaggaggacctGCTGTCAGAATTTCCAGGCACAGCCAGAAGAATGGCATAACCATTGGGCCCTGCCACTTTGATGCGTCGAGTTACTTCATCCAACTTGGGCTGGTCCAAACGAAGACGCTGAGTGATCTTGAGCTGGGCTACTTTGCCTCCCGTTGCGCCCTCCACAAGAAGACTACTAGCCACTTGGAGGTCACCCTGCAACAGATGCATGTTGGAAGGAAAGTTGCTGTTCTTCAACAGAAGCATGCCCTGCCAGGCCAAACAGAGTTTGGGAGAGGCTGCAGCTGTCGGGGCTGTCCCACCATCCTGTTTCTGGGAGGGGGACTTTAGCTTTGAGGAAACAGTGCTGGTGCTGGGTGCACTCCCATCAGACCGGTCTTCTTTTTTCAGAGGGCTTTTTCCCTCAGTGGGAGCCGCTGTCCGGTGCTTCCTATCCCGTTCAGCTGATGCAGAGTTTTTACGGTCTCGCTTGTCACCCTGGCTCTTCTCCAAACTACCTCGTCTGTCTCTGACTGGAGAGGGCCTTTCCAAGATAAGAAGACGGGAAGATCGATCATTGTCACTGTTGTAGCGATCCCGGCTACTGCTCAATTCTGGGCTGCGGTCGGGAGAAGGAGCACAGTGACGTTTTCGGGGACGGTCACTCTCAGGAGACCTATCCAGGTGCCGGCCCCCACTCTCCTCAGGCGGCCTTCGCTTCCTAGGCTGGTCTCTGCTGCTGGGAAGATCTCGCTCACCTCTGTCCCGGTCCAAAGACCAGCCATCTCGTCTGCGATCCAGGCTATCCAGTGGCTCATAAGCAGGCACAGCAGTAGCTGCAGTCCGAGTGCTGCGTTCacggactgggggtgggggtggcaccCAGTCAGAGTCAGGATAAAGGTCTCTGTCACGATCTCTGTATAGTAAGGGTGGTGTCCTATCCCGAGCACCCCTCAAAGGGTCAGGTGCTCGATGTCCAAAAGCATCTGTCACCAATTCATAATGAGTTAAGGGCAGAGGCTGCAGATATTGCTGCTGGTAACGATGTTCTGTATCTGCAAAGTCTACTCTAAGGCGACGATCTGGACCACCAAGTGGGAAGCCACGCATATGGGTCCAGGCAGCATGAGCTGCATCGAGGCTTTCATATTGGATATATGCCCAACTATCGCCTTTGCGGTAGTCTATAGTGCGAATGGTGCCAAATCGGTCAAACTCTCGTGCCAGGGCAGCAAGAGGCACCCAAGGTCCCAGACCACCTACCCAGAGGCGGGTGGTGGGTGTAGCTTTACCGTAACCAATTTTGATAGGATTCCGAATAATAATTTTGCCAGACATTGCCAGTTTGGCCCGGTGAGACATGTCTAGGTTCTCAAATTTGAGAAAGCCATAGGTACTGGTCTGGCCCCGAGAAGGCCTCTTGATGTCTACCTCAGTGATGACTCCAAAGCGGTCAAAAGCCCTTCTTAGATCACTCTCTGTCACAGTGATGTCTAGGTTGCCCAAGAAAAGCGTCCGGTTAGCTCGCTGATCATCCTCGGGAGAGATCTCATCTACTTCTCGGAAAGGAGCAGCACCTGCTCCAGCTCCCACCCTTGGCTCAAGACTGTATGCTGGGCGCACTCTCTCATAGAACGGGTAGTCTCGCTCTCTCTCCAGCTCACGGGGCAATGGTGGCGGAGGTGGTGGGGGCAGGCGGCCAAGAGCCAACTGCTGCAACCGGTAGTCTCTGTATCCCAAGGCTGCGCCACCAGGGGAAAGTGATCTCTggcctccacctcctccaggggGGTGCCGGTGTCCACCTACCGAGGCCCCGACCACGCTGGCTGAAGGAGAATAAGTATCTTTGTCTAAAGGCGAGCGGCTGCGGCGCCGGCTCACATACACAGCTTCTATCTTCAGGGGCCGGTCATAGAGCACTAGGCGGCCTCGGGCATGCTTGGCCGCCCGCGCGTCCTCTGGCCGCCGGAAGTTCACAAAGGCTACTCGCTCATCCCCGCTACCAGAACCCGAGAGATGACTGATTTTGACACTTACATCACCGAAGCGTTTGAACTCGTGAAACAGTCCGTCCTCCACCGCTTCGTCACTCAGCTGGGACCCCAACTCGCTGATTTTCAGTGTCTTGTATTCCCCGCCGTCCCCGCCGCCAGGAGCTGAGGAGGCGGCCCCAGAGGAACGTGACTCCCCGCCTCCACCCCGGGAGCTGCTGCGCGACTCGCCCCCGCCCGAGGAATTTTTGGTGCTTGGGGAGCTGTAACTATGCAAGCGGCTACTGGAGCTGCCCCCGCCAGTGTCATACTCGCGGCTGCCACCTCGGCTGCTGGACTTGTCCAGATGAAGGCTGCGCCGCGACCCGCCGCCGCTGTCGGTCTTTCCGCTGCTACTCCCATTGCTGCCACCAGAGCCCCCTAACTTCTTGCTCCGCTCCCCGCGGGAAGTCGAGTCCTCACCTCCACGGGACCGTTTGGCCTTGACTGGAGAGCGCTCTTTTCCCTTCATTGTTGCGGGTCGTCGGAGGTCGTCTCCGCGGAGATGATTAACCCGCCGGCCCGCGCTCGTTTCACACAGCGGAACCGCACGCCGCCATCTTGGACTCCGCCGCGGCAAAGGATCCCGCCCCGCAGTCCTCATTGGTCAATTAGCTCCTCTCTTCTACAGTCTCATTGGGAAAACGATTTGTCTGTCTTTACATCTCCCCGCGCTCCGGAAAGGCGCCCGCCCAACCACTGTTATTGGGTTCCCAACGCCTTAGTCTGAGTACCTTATTGGTTATATTTGTTGTCCATCTTAACGGTTCCTCGCGCCAGGCCGTGGCTCC
Proteins encoded:
- the RBM15 gene encoding RNA-binding protein 15, yielding MRTAGRDPLPRRSPRWRRAVPLCETSAGRRVNHLRGDDLRRPATMKGKERSPVKAKRSRGGEDSTSRGERSKKLGGSGGSNGSSSGKTDSGGGSRRSLHLDKSSSRGGSREYDTGGGSSSSRLHSYSSPSTKNSSGGGESRSSSRGGGGESRSSGAASSAPGGGDGGEYKTLKISELGSQLSDEAVEDGLFHEFKRFGDVSVKISHLSGSGSGDERVAFVNFRRPEDARAAKHARGRLVLYDRPLKIEAVYVSRRRSRSPLDKDTYSPSASVVGASVGGHRHPPGGGGGQRSLSPGGAALGYRDYRLQQLALGRLPPPPPPPLPRELERERDYPFYERVRPAYSLEPRVGAGAGAAPFREVDEISPEDDQRANRTLFLGNLDITVTESDLRRAFDRFGVITEVDIKRPSRGQTSTYGFLKFENLDMSHRAKLAMSGKIIIRNPIKIGYGKATPTTRLWVGGLGPWVPLAALAREFDRFGTIRTIDYRKGDSWAYIQYESLDAAHAAWTHMRGFPLGGPDRRLRVDFADTEHRYQQQYLQPLPLTHYELVTDAFGHRAPDPLRGARDRTPPLLYRDRDRDLYPDSDWVPPPPPVRERSTRTAATAVPAYEPLDSLDRRRDGWSLDRDRGERDLPSSRDQPRKRRPPEESGGRHLDRSPESDRPRKRHCAPSPDRSPELSSSRDRYNSDNDRSSRLLILERPSPVRDRRGSLEKSQGDKRDRKNSASAERDRKHRTAAPTEGKSPLKKEDRSDGSAPSTSTVSSKLKSPSQKQDGGTAPTAAASPKLCLAWQGMLLLKNSNFPSNMHLLQGDLQVASSLLVEGATGGKVAQLKITQRLRLDQPKLDEVTRRIKVAGPNGYAILLAVPGNSDSRSSSSSATSDTATSTQRPLRNLVSYLKQKQAAGVISLPVGGNKDKENTGVLHAFPPCEFSQQFLDSPAKALAKSEEDYLVMIIVRAKLVNCGLKIWNSKL